From a single Nakaseomyces glabratus chromosome H, complete sequence genomic region:
- a CDS encoding uncharacterized protein (CAGL0H04037g~Ortholog(s) have heat shock protein binding, protein phosphatase regulator activity and role in glycogen metabolic process, meiotic cell cycle, mitotic spindle assembly checkpoint, response to heat) — protein MSVYISLNQNTEVQKNAKLKPSLKSYSSFDNAIRNDSKLGHTRSLSNISTISSLSTASSLKNVRFATNLTTVKSFDSNSEPISISHENSPTLKPLRESESSNVSSTSLNNVLYLSDYDDFTKHQDLNFLGIKSKSTISFFLDDEEDDEEDDGIHDDDLKNFFGKIFPAAYNVNTSNKNLGPPDCSNTNQQRAGLLDSNNSSTCKIIPNFSTNVCQTDNSAGHYFNDLNGSTNNQAQTSRRTSITHVADDNLQNCELASEVNWLLTFVDVNPGQHSFENSDGNIKLVSLAQDSTIDDKIVGKILVKNLNYEKFIEVKYTFNNWNDIHYITAYFTKSISAEIDEFEFKINLSSLKYILQFKRILQFKSNDTYLNMELCCRYDVNGETYYDNNNYRNYNCVLKASKEHTIANDVIVTAEEQEKKELARKESPKKISQNKKSSSPSRNNYSKNFLKSRRRVISRKFSENTDYYNTSPLKHLYHSDPTSYIKPKRLNEVLYDSTSTIPTDLNQRIGINATCQSLHEPLTERERFISEFDYANLNDSMDTLTTVNLMNHSIANIELNSEPVEPIVPSITNKIEENISNNPILQEVTDPITESFNEPITIEPVRSNENEVSDDKQSVVTDTTIDIEALKLSGESPISFRTVDSPIEYYDCYSTSNNSVETITKPTPASPSGLTAKDLRSIDAPKSFQDSISTSYNIPMENSEPEDDLSDRTTTIESTEDPVFNTKWDNIVVDTELEDTGNQILLPEVANSSQEAKDTETSRKSDTDQAPHSPDTDYQKFLNSNYFCRPSSSSSSVSTTDSSSSSSTSILTDNASSLASVPSSITTSDSELSSFIFNKATINAKVQGKLAGSTQLYSNLIFPLSDSHEARPINRIRTGRYSLEENKILSQFANERPANHDTDVMNTTLVNSGN, from the coding sequence ATGAGTGTATACATCTCATTGAATCAAAATACAGAAGTCCAAAAGAATGCCAAATTGAAACCCTCGCTGAAATCATACTCTTCCTTCGATAATGCTATACGTAATGACTCAAAATTGGGCCACACGAGATCGCTATCAAACATATCTACGATCTCATCTCTAAGTACAGCTTCatctttgaaaaatgtACGATTTGCTACTAATCTGACGACGGTCAAGAGCTTTGACTCGAACTCGGAACCGATTTCTATATCTCATGAAAACTCGCCCACTTTGAAACCACTAAGAGAATCCGAAAGCTCTAATGTAAGCTCTACATCATTGAACAACGTGTTGTATCTAAGTGACTATGACGATTTCACTAAACACCAGGACTTGAACTTCCTTGGGATTAAATCCAAGTCAACTATAAGTTTCTTCCTGGATgacgaagaagatgacgaagaagatgacGGCATACACGATGATGACCTCAAGAACTTCTTCGGTAAGATTTTCCCTGCTGCTTATAATGTTAATACAAGTAACAAGAATCTGGGACCACCGGATTGCTCAAATACGAATCAACAAAGAGCTGGTCTCCttgattcaaataataGCAGTACATGTAAAATAATTCCAAATTTTAGTACCAATGTATGCCAAACAGATAATAGTGCAGGTCACTATTTCAATGATCTCAATGGTAGTACAAACAATCAAGCTCAGACATCACGTCGCACTTCAATCACACATGTAGCAGATGATAACCTTCAAAACTGTGAACTGGCTTCAGAAGTTAATTGGTTATTGACTTTCGTTGACGTGAATCCAGGTCAACATAGTTTTGAGAACAGCGATGGTAACATCAAACTAGTAAGCTTAGCCCAGGACTCCACCATTGATGATAAAATAGTAGGCAAGATCCTagtaaaaaatttaaactACGAAAAGTTTATTGAAGTCAAATATACTTTCAATAATTGGAACGACATTCACTACATTACTGCATATTTCACTAAATCGATTTCCGCGGAGATCGATGAATTTGAATTCAAGATAAATCTAAGctctttgaaatatatcTTGCAATTCAAACGCATTTTGCAATTCAAATCAAACGATACTTATCTAAACATGGAACTGTGTTGCCGCTATGATGTAAATGGCGAAACCTACTATGACAATAACAACTACAGAAACTATAACTGCGTACTAAAGGCCAGTAAAGAGCACACCATCGCTAACGATGTAATTGTAACCGCCGAGGAACAGGAGAAAAAGGAACTCGCTAGAAAGGAATCCCCTAAAAAAATCAGCCAAAATAAGAAATCAAGTTCACCTTCTAGAAATAATTACTCTAAAAACTTTTTAAAGAGCAGGAGAAGAGTAATATCCAGAAAGTTCAGTGAAAACACTGACTACTATAACACTTCGCCATTGAAACATTTATACCATAGTGACCCTACTAGCTACATAAAGCCGAAGAGACTCAATGAAGTCCTATACGATTCAACATCTACTATCCCCACCGATCTGAACCAAAGAATTGGAATAAATGCCACCTGCCAATCCTTACATGAGCCGCTCacagagagagaaagattCATATCCGAATTTGATTACGCAAATCTTAATGATTCCATGGACACGTTAACCACTGTTAACTTAATGAACCATTCAATTGCTAATATTGAGTTAAATAGTGAACCTGTTGAACCTATCGTGCCCTCAATAACTAATAAGATAGAGGAAAACATTTCCAATAATCCAATCTTACAAGAGGTAACTGATCCAATAACTGAGAGTTTTAATGAACCAATTACTATAGAACCCGTTAGATCTAATGAGAATGAGGTTTCTGATGACAAGCAAAGCGTAGTGACGGACACTACAATAGATATTGAAGCTTTGAAATTGTCAGGTGAATCACCAATTTCTTTTAGAACTGTGGATTCACCGATCGAGTATTATGACTGCTATAGCACTTCCAACAACTCCGTAGAAACGATAACAAAACCCACACCTGCTAGTCCAAGTGGTCTAACTGCTAAGGATCTGAGAAGCATAGACGCCCCCAAGTCCTTCCAAGATTCAATATCAACTTCATATAACATTCCTATGGAAAACTCAGAACCGGAAGACGACCTTTCTGATCGTACAACTACTATTGAATCGACTGAGGACCCTGTATTTAATACCAAGTGGGATAATATCGTTGTAGATACTGAACTTGAAGATACAGgaaatcaaatattgtTACCAGAAGTGGCTAATTCATCTCAAGAAGCTAAGGACACAGAGACTTCTAGGAAATCTGATACCGACCAAGCTCCTCATAGTCCAGATACAGATTAtcagaaatttttgaacTCAAACTATTTTTGTAGACCctcatcgtcatcttcatctgtTTCCACCACAGActcatcttcctcttcatcaacATCTATTTTAACAGATAATGCAAGCAGTTTAGCTAGTGTTCCATCTAGCATTACCACATCTGACAGTGAACTTTCTTCgtttatatttaataaagCCACTATTAATGCGAAAGTACAAGGTAAGCTGGCAGGCTCTACTCAATTATATTCTAACCTGATCTTCCCTCTTTCTGATAGTCATGAAGCAAGGCCAATAAATCGTATAAGAACAGGGAGATATTCACTGgaagaaaacaagataCTAAGTCAGTTTGCAAATGAAAGACCAGCCAATCATGATACAGATGTCATGAATACTACTTTAGTTAATTCCGGCAACTAA
- a CDS encoding uncharacterized protein (CAGL0H04059g~Protein of unknown function) yields the protein MYKPFPVIIPFFSAPYFIVLPVASQYPFPHDEFEISAIPSEGCFEDSDGWELVKGLVLSFFRIPVVSSLFCREGFPPPPIRSRCSIASNSTNAVPEIEDHSLEISRRKIERCSGSSIDLNRSAHKKQPQRKFQEGIVTVNIRSARFF from the coding sequence ATGTACAAACCCTTTCCAGTGATAATACCTTTCTTTTCTGCCCCTTACTTCATCGTCCTCCCCGTAGCGTCTCAGTATCCTTTTCCTCACGATGAGTTTGAGATTTCTGCAATTCCTTCAGAAGGCTGTTTTGAAGATTCAGATGGCTGGGAATTAGTAAAGGGCTTAGTCTTGTCTTTTTTTAGAATTCCCGTAGTCTCTTCCTTGTTTTGTAGGGAAGGTTTTCCACCCCCCCCAATCCGTTCCCGTTGTTCGATCGCTAGCAATTCCACAAACGCGGTACCCGAAATAGAAGACCACTCTCTTGAAATATCCCGCAGGAAAATCGAGAGATGTTCGGGTTCTTCCATTGATCTCAATAGAAGTGCACACAAGAAACAACCACAAAgaaaatttcaagaaggCATTGTTACAGTAAACATCCGTAGTGCGagatttttttga